In Luteimonas sp. MC1750, the following proteins share a genomic window:
- a CDS encoding BON domain-containing protein — MTRSTSSQATDELRDVARDALKLGGRCVGAARDWLGAKRSEFDSGRAAGAAGSTRDGGPSGVSVHGYRGIGPRGYRRDDARIHEDVCDALTENDALDASGVSVTVQDGVVKLSGSVPHRMMKRLAEDVAEGCPGVRDVDNMLRVGVSQTAGTSNDVPGMDPLA, encoded by the coding sequence ATGACCCGATCCACTTCCAGCCAGGCGACCGACGAGCTTCGCGACGTCGCGCGTGACGCGCTGAAGCTCGGTGGCCGCTGCGTCGGTGCCGCCCGCGACTGGCTGGGCGCGAAGCGCAGCGAATTCGATTCCGGCCGCGCGGCAGGCGCGGCAGGCAGCACGCGCGACGGCGGTCCGTCCGGCGTGTCCGTGCATGGCTATCGCGGCATCGGCCCGCGCGGCTACCGCCGCGACGACGCGCGCATCCACGAGGACGTGTGCGACGCGCTGACCGAGAACGACGCGCTGGACGCCAGCGGCGTCAGCGTCACCGTGCAGGACGGCGTGGTGAAGCTGTCCGGCTCCGTGCCGCACCGGATGATGAAGCGCCTGGCGGAGGACGTGGCGGAAGGCTGCCCGGGCGTGCGCGACGTGGACAACATGCTGCGCGTGGGCGTCTCGCAGACCGCCGGCACGAGCAATGACGTGCCGGGCATGGATCCGCTGGCCTGA
- a CDS encoding DUF6165 family protein, translating into MSAHAVQTISVPVAVGELADKLSILHIKHERIADPDKRMHVVIEMDGLRPIWERLVAANPVLAEHYDRLKAVNEQMWDVQDGLRAREASKTFDDAFIALARAVAVRNGERVAIKNGINRLAGSEFIEEKQYQAG; encoded by the coding sequence ATGAGCGCACACGCCGTGCAGACCATTTCCGTGCCCGTGGCCGTCGGCGAACTGGCCGACAAGCTGTCGATCCTGCACATCAAGCACGAACGCATCGCCGATCCCGACAAGCGCATGCACGTCGTCATCGAGATGGACGGCCTGCGTCCGATCTGGGAGCGCCTGGTCGCCGCCAACCCGGTCCTCGCCGAGCACTACGACCGCCTGAAGGCCGTCAACGAGCAGATGTGGGACGTGCAGGACGGGCTGCGCGCGCGCGAGGCGTCGAAGACCTTCGACGACGCGTTCATCGCGCTGGCGCGCGCGGTCGCGGTCCGCAATGGCGAGCGGGTGGCAATCAAGAACGGGATCAACCGCCTCGCGGGCTCCGAGTTCATCGAAGAAAAGCAATACCAGGCCGGCTGA
- a CDS encoding NAD(P)H-quinone oxidoreductase → MMDARMPAIAIRGGAGSAEALHLEQVARPVPGEGEILLRVHAAGVNRPDILQREGRYPAPPRAPDRLGLEVAGEVVVGAGRWSPGDRACALLGGGGYAGHAVVDARHALPLPAGLDFVQAAALPETVFTVYANVFLHGRLQAGETLLVHGATSGIGVAAIQMAKAAGARVIATSRGADKAAAARRLGADIAIDSSAEDFGTAAMAAGGIDVALDMVGAPYLAATLDALNPDGRIVYIAAQGGGQLQLPLATLMRKRAVVTGSLLRPRSADEKAALAAEIERVVWPWIASGRVRAIVDRTFPLADAAQAHAWLESGRHEGKVVLLP, encoded by the coding sequence CTGATGGACGCGCGCATGCCCGCCATCGCGATCCGCGGCGGCGCCGGTTCCGCGGAGGCGCTGCACCTGGAACAGGTCGCGCGGCCGGTGCCGGGCGAGGGCGAGATCCTGCTGCGGGTGCACGCGGCCGGCGTGAACCGCCCCGACATCCTCCAGCGCGAGGGCCGTTATCCCGCGCCGCCCCGCGCACCGGATCGGCTGGGGCTGGAAGTGGCCGGCGAGGTCGTCGTCGGCGCCGGGCGCTGGTCGCCGGGCGATCGCGCCTGCGCGCTGCTGGGCGGTGGCGGATACGCCGGCCATGCGGTGGTCGACGCGCGCCACGCGCTGCCGCTGCCCGCGGGGTTGGACTTCGTGCAGGCCGCGGCGCTGCCGGAAACCGTGTTCACGGTGTATGCCAACGTCTTCCTGCACGGCCGGCTGCAGGCCGGCGAGACCCTGCTGGTGCACGGCGCGACGTCGGGCATCGGCGTGGCGGCGATCCAGATGGCCAAGGCCGCCGGTGCGCGGGTGATCGCGACCAGCCGCGGCGCGGACAAGGCCGCGGCGGCACGCAGGCTCGGCGCCGACATCGCCATCGACAGCAGCGCCGAGGATTTCGGCACCGCCGCGATGGCCGCGGGCGGGATCGACGTGGCGCTCGACATGGTCGGCGCGCCCTACCTCGCGGCGACCCTCGACGCGCTCAACCCGGACGGCCGCATCGTCTACATCGCCGCCCAGGGCGGCGGCCAGCTGCAGTTGCCGCTGGCCACCCTGATGCGCAAGCGCGCGGTCGTCACCGGCTCGCTGCTGCGCCCGCGCAGCGCCGACGAGAAGGCGGCGCTGGCGGCGGAGATCGAGCGCGTGGTCTGGCCCTGGATCGCGTCCGGCCGGGTGCGCGCCATCGTCGACCGCACCTTTCCGCTGGCCGATGCCGCCCAGGCCCACGCCTGGCTGGAAAGCGGTCGCCACGAGGGCAAGGTGGTGCTGCTGCCCTGA
- a CDS encoding putative DNA modification/repair radical SAM protein: MELTEKLAVLADAAKYDASCSSSGGAKRDSRGTGGIGSNEGSGICHAYAPDGRCISLLKILLTNFCIYDCAYCINRRSSNVRRARFSVDEVVRLTMDFYRRNYIEGLFLSSGIIRSSDYTMEMLVEVARRLRVEERFRGYIHLKTIPDASPELLSAAGRWADRLSINVELPTEGGLKALAPEKDAQDIRRSMGRLRLGIDEAKAEKKAPRFAPAGQSTQMIVGADPASDRDVLETSSTLYASYGLKRVYFSAFSPIPDASRALPLRPPPLMREHRLYQADWLMRFYGFDVGEIAPAGNDGMLDLDIDPKLAWALRHREQFPVDLDSAPREMLLRVPGLGVKTVRRLLAMRRHRHLRYADLVKLGVSVSKVAPFVATLDHRPRSDVDGAVLRAAVAPPPKQPDLFGH, translated from the coding sequence ATGGAGCTCACCGAAAAACTCGCGGTCCTGGCCGATGCCGCCAAGTACGATGCCTCCTGTTCGTCGAGCGGCGGCGCGAAGCGTGACTCCCGCGGCACCGGCGGCATCGGCTCCAACGAGGGCAGCGGCATCTGCCACGCGTACGCGCCGGACGGGCGCTGCATTTCGCTGCTGAAGATCCTGCTGACCAACTTCTGCATCTACGACTGCGCCTACTGCATCAACCGGCGCAGCTCGAACGTGCGCCGCGCGCGCTTCAGCGTCGACGAAGTGGTGCGGCTGACGATGGACTTCTACCGGCGCAACTACATCGAAGGCCTGTTCCTGTCGTCCGGCATCATCCGCTCCAGCGACTACACCATGGAGATGCTGGTCGAGGTCGCGCGCCGGCTGCGGGTGGAGGAGCGCTTCCGCGGCTACATCCACCTGAAGACGATTCCCGACGCGTCGCCAGAGCTGCTTTCGGCCGCCGGGCGCTGGGCCGATCGCCTCAGCATCAACGTCGAGCTGCCCACCGAGGGCGGGCTGAAAGCGCTCGCACCGGAGAAGGACGCGCAGGACATCCGCCGTTCGATGGGCCGGCTGCGCCTGGGTATCGACGAGGCCAAGGCCGAGAAGAAGGCGCCGCGCTTCGCGCCCGCGGGGCAGAGCACGCAGATGATCGTCGGCGCCGATCCCGCCAGCGACCGCGACGTGCTGGAAACCAGCAGCACGCTGTACGCGAGCTATGGGCTCAAGCGCGTGTACTTTTCCGCCTTCAGCCCGATCCCCGACGCCTCGCGCGCGCTGCCGCTGCGGCCGCCGCCGCTGATGCGCGAACACCGGCTCTACCAGGCCGACTGGCTGATGCGCTTCTATGGCTTCGACGTGGGCGAGATCGCGCCGGCCGGCAACGACGGCATGCTCGACCTCGACATCGACCCGAAGCTGGCCTGGGCGCTGCGCCACCGCGAGCAGTTCCCGGTCGACCTGGACAGTGCGCCGCGCGAGATGCTGCTGCGCGTGCCCGGGCTCGGGGTGAAGACCGTGCGCCGTCTGCTGGCGATGCGCCGCCATCGCCACCTGCGCTATGCCGACCTGGTGAAGCTGGGAGTGTCGGTGTCGAAGGTCGCGCCCTTCGTGGCGACGCTCGACCATCGCCCGCGATCCGACGTCGACGGCGCGGTGCTGCGCGCGGCCGTCGCGCCGCCGCCGAAGCAGCCGGACCTGTTCGGACACTGA
- a CDS encoding UdgX family uracil-DNA binding protein (This protein belongs to the uracil DNA glycosylase superfamily, members of which act in excision repair of DNA. However, it belongs more specifically to UdgX branch, whose founding member was found to bind uracil in DNA (where it does not belong), without cleaving it, appears to promote DNA repair by a pathway involving RecA, rather than base excision.) — MRRVELSDGADLAQWREAARALLADGVPPDQVLWPGGAQDDLLGAGADMFERSVPAQPGVAVARRRVASEPRVPREFLELAGLVLAHADPRRHALLYRLLWRIAHGERALLAMVTDDDVAWARHAAKAVSREKHKMKAFVRFREVADGQGAVYVAWFEPEHDVLPQVAPFFVRRFAGMRWSILTPARSAHWDGATLHLGDGARRGDAPAGDGLEDLWRVYYANIFNPARLKVGAMVKEMPVRYWKNMPEAALIPALVRDAGTRMQAMVDAAPTVPQKIFPAPLETPGTRRADAARLRERGVPAMPGTPREPGGSRPADVAPALPALQAAVSACRACPLWQPATQAVPGEGPADARIMVVGEQPGDREDLVGRPFVGPAGQLLDRALAEAGIARDALYLTNAVKHFKFRPTGKRRLHVRADAAEQTACRPWLEAELAAVRPRMVLCLGATAAQAMLGRGFALLSGRGRWYRLEDGLQVLPTVHPSWLLRLSDAERAAAWPGFIADVRLLQTAATLA, encoded by the coding sequence ATGCGCCGGGTGGAGCTGTCCGACGGCGCCGACCTCGCGCAGTGGCGCGAGGCGGCACGCGCGCTGCTGGCCGATGGCGTGCCGCCCGACCAGGTGCTGTGGCCGGGTGGCGCGCAGGACGACCTGCTCGGCGCGGGCGCGGACATGTTCGAGCGAAGCGTTCCCGCACAGCCCGGCGTCGCTGTCGCGCGTCGCCGCGTGGCTTCGGAGCCGCGGGTGCCGCGCGAATTCCTCGAGCTTGCCGGCCTCGTCCTCGCCCACGCCGACCCGCGCCGCCACGCGCTGCTCTATCGGCTGCTGTGGCGCATCGCCCACGGCGAGCGCGCGCTGCTGGCGATGGTCACCGACGACGACGTGGCCTGGGCACGGCACGCGGCCAAGGCGGTCAGCCGCGAGAAGCACAAGATGAAGGCCTTCGTGCGCTTCCGCGAAGTGGCGGACGGGCAGGGCGCCGTGTACGTGGCCTGGTTCGAGCCGGAGCACGACGTGCTGCCGCAGGTCGCGCCGTTCTTCGTGCGCCGCTTCGCCGGCATGCGCTGGTCGATCCTGACGCCGGCGCGCAGCGCGCACTGGGACGGGGCGACCCTGCACCTGGGCGACGGCGCGCGCCGCGGCGACGCGCCCGCGGGCGATGGGCTGGAAGACCTCTGGCGGGTGTACTACGCGAACATCTTCAACCCGGCGCGCCTGAAGGTGGGTGCGATGGTCAAGGAGATGCCGGTGCGCTACTGGAAGAACATGCCGGAGGCCGCGCTGATCCCGGCCCTGGTGCGTGATGCCGGCACGCGCATGCAGGCGATGGTGGACGCGGCGCCCACGGTGCCGCAGAAGATCTTTCCCGCGCCGCTGGAGACGCCGGGCACCCGCCGCGCGGACGCGGCCCGCCTGCGGGAACGCGGCGTGCCCGCCATGCCGGGCACGCCGCGCGAGCCAGGCGGGAGCCGTCCCGCCGACGTCGCGCCCGCACTGCCGGCGCTGCAGGCCGCCGTCTCCGCCTGCCGCGCGTGCCCGCTGTGGCAGCCCGCCACCCAGGCCGTGCCCGGCGAGGGTCCTGCCGACGCCCGGATCATGGTCGTCGGCGAGCAGCCAGGCGACCGCGAGGATCTTGTGGGCCGCCCCTTCGTCGGACCGGCCGGCCAACTGCTCGACCGCGCGCTGGCCGAGGCCGGCATCGCGCGCGACGCGCTGTACCTCACCAACGCGGTGAAGCACTTCAAGTTCCGGCCGACCGGAAAGCGCCGGCTGCATGTCCGCGCGGACGCCGCGGAGCAGACCGCCTGCCGTCCCTGGCTCGAGGCCGAGCTGGCCGCCGTGCGTCCGCGGATGGTGCTCTGCCTCGGTGCGACGGCCGCTCAGGCGATGCTGGGGCGCGGCTTCGCGCTGCTGTCGGGGCGCGGGCGCTGGTACCGGCTGGAGGATGGCCTGCAGGTGCTGCCGACCGTGCACCCCTCGTGGCTGCTGCGCCTGTCCGATGCGGAGCGCGCCGCCGCCTGGCCCGGCTTCATCGCCGACGTTCGCCTGCTCCAGACCGCGGCCACGCTAGCCTGA
- a CDS encoding glutathione S-transferase family protein, producing MGLLVDGTWRDTWYDTSGDGEFKREEATFRDWLSADGRAGPDGQRCHRAEAGRYRLYVSYACPWAHRTLVVRVLKGLEDLVPVSVVHWRMLEHGWTFEDGPGVTGDPVMAAQYLHQLYTRARPGMSGRVTVPLLWDQATDTIVSNESSDIIRMFNTAYDALGAKPGDYCPEALRADIDAVNARVYRDVNNGVYRAGFATTQAAYEDAVRPLFETLEWLEQRLSGREWLVGDRLTEADIRLFTTLVRFDAVYHGHFKCNLTRVADHPALAAFTARMMALPGVATTVHFDHIKRHYYESHRTINPTGIVPLGPLQPF from the coding sequence ATGGGTCTGCTGGTCGATGGCACCTGGCGCGACACCTGGTACGACACCTCCGGCGACGGCGAATTCAAGCGCGAGGAGGCGACGTTCCGCGACTGGCTGAGCGCCGACGGCCGCGCCGGACCCGATGGCCAGCGCTGCCATCGCGCCGAAGCCGGCCGCTACCGGCTCTACGTCAGCTACGCCTGCCCCTGGGCGCACCGCACCCTGGTCGTGCGCGTGCTGAAGGGGCTCGAGGACCTGGTGCCGGTCTCGGTGGTGCACTGGAGGATGCTCGAGCACGGCTGGACCTTCGAGGACGGCCCGGGGGTGACCGGCGATCCGGTGATGGCCGCGCAGTACCTGCACCAGCTGTACACCCGCGCGCGCCCGGGCATGTCGGGTCGCGTGACCGTTCCGCTGCTGTGGGACCAGGCCACGGACACGATCGTCAGCAACGAGTCCTCGGACATCATCCGCATGTTCAACACCGCCTACGACGCGCTGGGCGCGAAACCGGGCGACTACTGCCCGGAGGCGCTGCGCGCGGACATCGATGCGGTCAATGCCCGCGTCTATCGCGACGTCAACAACGGCGTGTACCGCGCCGGCTTCGCGACCACGCAGGCCGCCTATGAAGATGCGGTGCGGCCGCTGTTCGAGACCCTGGAGTGGCTCGAGCAGCGCCTGTCCGGGCGCGAGTGGCTGGTGGGCGACCGCCTCACCGAGGCCGACATCCGCCTCTTCACCACCCTGGTGCGTTTCGACGCGGTGTACCACGGCCACTTCAAGTGCAACCTGACGCGCGTCGCCGACCATCCCGCGCTCGCGGCCTTCACCGCCAGGATGATGGCGCTGCCCGGCGTGGCCACAACCGTGCACTTCGACCACATCAAGCGTCATTACTACGAGAGCCACCGCACCATCAATCCGACCGGCATCGTGCCGCTGGGGCCGCTGCAGCCGTTCTGA
- a CDS encoding catalase, whose protein sequence is MAARDDTRSTGSTMSTGAPAPSDRNSLTIGADGPIVLHDVHFLEQMAHFNREKVPERQPHAKGAGAFGVFETSEDVSKYTKAALFQPGAKTDLLLRFSTVAGEMGSPDTWRDVRGFSLKFYTSEGNYDLVGNNTPVFFVRDPMKFPHFIRSQKRLPDSGLRDNHMQWDFWSSNPESAHQVTYLMGPRGLPRTWRNMNGYGSHTYMWINAAGERFFVKYHFHTRQGMEFFSNAEAMEMAGRDADFHRRDLFDAIARGEHPEWVLSVQVMPYEEAKGYRFNPFDLTKVWPHGDYPLIRVGTLRLDRNPENFFAQIEQAAFSPGNTVPGIGLSPDKMLLGRAFAYNDAQRNRIGTNFHQLPVNQPKVPVNTYQFDGQMAYHHSGAAPVHAPNSGGRPWADATGRMEDGWEADGQMVRSAYTLRADDDDFSQPGTLVREVFNEAERSALVETVSGSLLGGVRSPVLERALDYWNSIDPDVGQRIAEKVRSGGAAEPAAGMSEA, encoded by the coding sequence ATGGCTGCCCGCGACGACACGCGATCCACCGGTTCCACGATGAGCACCGGTGCGCCCGCGCCCAGCGACCGCAACTCGCTCACCATCGGCGCCGATGGCCCGATCGTCCTGCACGACGTGCACTTCCTCGAGCAGATGGCGCACTTCAACCGCGAGAAGGTGCCCGAGCGCCAGCCGCATGCGAAGGGGGCCGGTGCCTTCGGTGTGTTCGAGACCAGCGAGGACGTGTCGAAGTACACGAAGGCGGCACTGTTCCAGCCGGGTGCGAAGACCGACCTGCTGCTGCGCTTCTCCACGGTCGCCGGCGAGATGGGCAGCCCCGACACCTGGCGCGACGTGCGTGGCTTTTCGCTGAAGTTCTATACCAGCGAAGGCAACTACGACCTGGTGGGCAACAACACCCCGGTGTTCTTCGTGCGCGACCCGATGAAGTTCCCGCACTTCATCCGCAGCCAGAAGCGCCTGCCCGACTCGGGGCTGCGCGACAACCACATGCAGTGGGACTTCTGGTCGAGCAACCCGGAGAGCGCCCACCAGGTGACCTATCTGATGGGCCCGCGCGGCCTGCCGCGGACCTGGCGCAACATGAACGGCTACGGCTCGCACACCTACATGTGGATCAACGCTGCCGGCGAGCGCTTCTTCGTGAAGTACCACTTCCATACGCGGCAGGGCATGGAATTCTTCAGCAACGCCGAGGCCATGGAGATGGCCGGGCGCGATGCCGACTTCCACCGCCGCGACCTGTTCGACGCCATCGCGCGCGGCGAGCACCCGGAGTGGGTGCTGTCGGTGCAGGTCATGCCCTACGAGGAGGCCAAGGGCTATCGCTTCAATCCGTTCGACCTGACCAAGGTCTGGCCGCATGGCGACTATCCGCTGATCCGGGTCGGCACGCTGCGGCTGGACCGCAACCCGGAGAACTTCTTCGCCCAGATCGAACAGGCGGCGTTCTCGCCGGGCAACACCGTGCCGGGCATCGGCCTGTCGCCGGACAAGATGCTGCTGGGCCGCGCGTTCGCCTACAACGACGCCCAGCGCAACCGCATCGGCACCAACTTCCACCAGCTGCCGGTCAACCAGCCGAAGGTGCCCGTCAACACCTACCAGTTCGATGGCCAGATGGCCTACCACCACAGCGGCGCCGCGCCGGTGCACGCGCCCAACAGCGGCGGTCGTCCCTGGGCGGATGCGACGGGCAGGATGGAGGACGGCTGGGAAGCGGACGGGCAGATGGTGCGCAGCGCCTACACGCTGCGCGCCGACGACGACGATTTCAGCCAGCCCGGCACCCTGGTACGCGAAGTGTTCAACGAGGCCGAACGCAGCGCGCTGGTCGAAACCGTGTCCGGCTCGTTGCTGGGCGGCGTGCGCAGCCCGGTGCTGGAGCGCGCGCTGGACTACTGGAACTCGATCGATCCCGACGTCGGCCAGCGCATCGCCGAGAAGGTGCGCAGCGGCGGCGCCGCCGAACCCGCGGCGGGGATGAGCGAAGCCTGA
- a CDS encoding sigma-54 dependent transcriptional regulator, producing MQPTVFILDDDPAFTRALSQLACTEGYQVQVAHTLGEAHELLGRHRADLLILDLDLPDGSGLGLLEELDMSQHGQVAIVTGNPTLDTARRAVGSPVVEYLLKPVRVEQLESLLRRTMLRHWPEPPAEARSILDRLVGKSPAMREVMDTVFRIASSDAPVLLIGESGTGKERVARAVHEVSGRQGRFVALGCDSLPDEGLGHELFGSVSDPDARRDNHAGIFEQAAGGTVFLDRVTELPSYLQAQLLRFIDSGEVKRIGADDGVPADVRLVFSTTIDPAERIAEGGFREDLYYAISDFRLCLPPLRERGDDVVLLAGVFIRRLNEHYGQAKRLAPGAERELLEHDWPGNIRELRGAVQRAYLLQRGDQLRVQPQPLVRCVPRVSGGASLSFAVGDTLAELERRAVLATLEHFDNDKTAAAKALGVSVRTIYNHLARISGKDPVDPDPRKAA from the coding sequence ATGCAGCCAACGGTCTTCATCCTCGACGACGATCCTGCATTCACCCGTGCCCTCTCGCAGCTTGCCTGCACCGAGGGCTACCAGGTTCAGGTCGCGCACACGCTGGGCGAGGCCCACGAGCTGCTCGGTCGGCATCGCGCCGACCTGCTGATCCTCGATCTCGATCTCCCCGATGGCAGCGGGCTCGGCCTGCTCGAGGAGCTCGACATGTCGCAGCATGGCCAGGTCGCCATCGTGACCGGCAATCCGACACTGGACACTGCACGTCGTGCAGTGGGCTCGCCGGTGGTCGAGTACCTGCTCAAGCCGGTCCGCGTCGAGCAGCTCGAGTCGCTGCTGCGGCGGACGATGCTGCGCCACTGGCCCGAACCGCCGGCCGAGGCCAGATCGATCCTGGATCGCCTGGTCGGCAAGTCGCCGGCGATGCGCGAGGTCATGGACACCGTTTTCCGGATCGCCTCGAGCGATGCCCCGGTCCTGTTGATCGGCGAGAGCGGAACCGGCAAGGAGCGCGTCGCGCGAGCGGTGCATGAGGTGAGCGGACGCCAGGGCCGGTTCGTCGCGCTGGGATGCGACAGCCTTCCCGATGAAGGCCTGGGCCACGAGCTCTTCGGCAGCGTGTCCGATCCGGACGCGCGCCGGGACAACCACGCCGGGATCTTCGAACAGGCCGCGGGCGGCACGGTGTTCCTCGATCGCGTGACCGAGCTTCCGTCGTACCTGCAGGCGCAGCTGCTGCGTTTCATCGACAGTGGCGAAGTGAAGCGCATCGGCGCCGACGATGGCGTACCCGCGGACGTGCGGCTCGTCTTCTCGACGACCATCGATCCCGCGGAGCGTATCGCCGAGGGCGGTTTCCGCGAGGACCTGTACTACGCCATCAGCGACTTCCGCCTCTGCCTGCCGCCGCTGCGCGAGCGCGGCGACGACGTCGTCCTGTTGGCCGGAGTGTTCATCCGTCGCCTCAACGAGCACTACGGGCAGGCCAAGCGCCTCGCCCCGGGCGCCGAGCGCGAGCTGCTCGAGCACGACTGGCCGGGCAATATCCGCGAGCTCCGCGGCGCCGTGCAGCGCGCCTACCTGCTGCAGCGTGGTGACCAGCTGCGCGTGCAGCCGCAGCCCCTGGTGCGCTGCGTGCCGCGTGTTTCCGGCGGCGCGTCCCTGTCGTTCGCCGTGGGCGACACGCTTGCCGAGCTCGAGCGGCGCGCCGTCCTCGCCACGCTTGAACACTTCGACAACGACAAGACCGCGGCCGCCAAGGCCCTCGGTGTCAGCGTCCGCACGATCTACAACCACTTGGCGCGCATCTCGGGCAAGGATCCGGTCGACCCGGATCCGCGCAAGGCGGCCTGA
- a CDS encoding response regulator, translated as MSGSPLAQRRILVVEDEALLAELLCEELAAVGALVVGPAGTVQHALEMIAAEARLDAAILDVNLAGDSSEPVAVQLAALDVPVLLTTGYDAAALPPALVHLPRWRKPSTFEALVEKLARLLGSA; from the coding sequence ATGAGTGGATCTCCCCTGGCGCAGCGCCGCATCCTGGTGGTGGAGGACGAGGCCCTGCTGGCCGAGCTGCTGTGCGAAGAGTTGGCGGCCGTGGGCGCGTTGGTCGTTGGCCCGGCAGGAACGGTGCAGCACGCGCTGGAGATGATCGCGGCCGAAGCCCGGCTGGACGCCGCGATCCTCGACGTCAATCTCGCCGGCGACTCGTCGGAGCCCGTCGCGGTCCAGCTTGCGGCGCTGGACGTCCCGGTGCTGCTCACCACCGGCTACGACGCGGCGGCCTTGCCGCCCGCCCTGGTGCATCTGCCCCGATGGCGGAAGCCATCGACGTTCGAAGCACTGGTTGAAAAGCTCGCCCGGTTGCTTGGATCGGCGTGA
- a CDS encoding PAS domain-containing sensor histidine kinase, which yields MNRPHESLDNDAAGMALLLRSLVDYAIYMLDADGYVRSWNTGGEQIKGYSASEIVGQHFSRFYTPEDVALGLPEEGLAAARDAGRFEAEGWRVRKDGSRFRASVVIDPVYESGRLVGFAKVTRDITERYHAEQALEQAREALLESRKMESVGKLTLGLAHDFNNLITIIVNSLELIEGRPTADARTRMLAETALQACDRGALLTRQLLSFGRGQALAPELCDINQLLEDSMDLYRRACAGSVQVELEPAAGLPPVWVDHAQFEAAILNLVANSRDAMPDGGCIRIGTRALQTRDPAAVGDSERLHVCVEVTDDGQGIAPDIQPHVFEPFFTTKEVGKGSGLGLSQVFGFAAQSGGYAELHSQVGQGTRVRICLPVGEEAA from the coding sequence ATGAACCGGCCACACGAATCACTGGACAACGACGCCGCGGGCATGGCGCTGCTGCTGCGCAGCTTGGTCGATTACGCGATCTACATGCTCGATGCGGATGGCTATGTCCGCAGCTGGAACACCGGTGGCGAACAGATCAAGGGTTACAGCGCCAGCGAGATCGTCGGCCAGCACTTCTCGCGCTTCTATACGCCCGAGGACGTGGCGCTCGGGCTGCCGGAAGAAGGCCTGGCGGCGGCGCGCGACGCCGGCCGCTTCGAGGCCGAGGGCTGGCGCGTGCGCAAGGATGGCAGCCGCTTCCGCGCCAGCGTGGTGATCGATCCGGTGTACGAATCCGGCCGCCTGGTCGGATTCGCCAAGGTGACCCGCGACATCACCGAGCGCTACCACGCCGAACAGGCGCTGGAGCAGGCGCGCGAAGCCCTGCTCGAATCGCGGAAGATGGAGTCGGTCGGCAAGCTCACCCTCGGGCTGGCGCACGACTTCAACAACCTCATCACGATCATCGTCAACAGCCTGGAACTGATCGAGGGCCGTCCGACGGCCGATGCGCGCACGCGCATGCTGGCCGAGACCGCGCTGCAGGCCTGCGACCGCGGCGCGCTGCTGACGCGCCAGCTGCTGTCGTTCGGCCGCGGCCAGGCCCTGGCGCCGGAGCTGTGCGACATCAACCAGTTGCTGGAGGACTCGATGGATCTTTACCGACGCGCCTGCGCGGGCTCGGTGCAGGTTGAACTGGAGCCCGCTGCGGGACTGCCACCGGTCTGGGTGGACCATGCGCAGTTCGAGGCGGCCATCCTCAACCTCGTGGCCAACAGCCGCGACGCGATGCCGGATGGCGGCTGCATCCGGATCGGCACGCGTGCGCTGCAGACGCGCGACCCGGCGGCGGTGGGCGACAGCGAGCGCCTTCACGTGTGCGTGGAGGTGACCGACGATGGCCAGGGCATCGCGCCCGACATCCAGCCACATGTCTTCGAGCCGTTCTTCACCACCAAGGAAGTCGGCAAGGGCAGCGGACTGGGGCTGAGCCAGGTGTTCGGCTTCGCCGCGCAGTCGGGCGGCTATGCCGAGCTGCACAGCCAGGTCGGGCAGGGCACCCGCGTGCGGATCTGCCTGCCGGTCGGCGAGGAGGCGGCATGA
- a CDS encoding response regulator produces MSAGKRLLLVEDERSLLMLVGDALEDTGFDVVPAHDGVQAMARLQDEGGFDYVVSDISMPGGISGFDIAEHVLASESQARIVLVSGLARGQLPPLPAGVTFLPKPYRISQLLDVLG; encoded by the coding sequence ATGAGCGCGGGCAAGCGGCTGCTGCTGGTCGAGGACGAGCGTTCGCTGCTGATGCTGGTCGGCGATGCCCTGGAGGACACCGGATTCGACGTGGTGCCGGCCCACGATGGCGTCCAGGCGATGGCGCGGCTGCAGGACGAGGGCGGCTTCGACTACGTGGTCTCCGATATCAGCATGCCCGGCGGCATCTCCGGCTTCGACATCGCCGAGCACGTGCTCGCTTCCGAGTCGCAGGCCCGCATCGTGCTGGTATCGGGGCTCGCGCGCGGGCAGCTGCCCCCGCTGCCGGCCGGCGTGACCTTCCTGCCCAAGCCGTACCGGATCTCGCAGCTGCTGGACGTGCTCGGCTAG